TAAATCAACAATTAAACCAAGTAAATCAGATTGAGTAACAATACCAATAACTTGATCTTCTTCATTCACAATTGGATATCCATTATATCCAGTTTCTAACATTGCATTAGCAACATCAGATACACTAGCATCTGAAAGTATTCTATTGACATTTGGAGACATTGCCTCTTCAACCAGTATATTTTTTATTTGTGCTTGTTTATATTTATCTGGAACATGTTTTCTAAATGAAGTTAAAGCCCTAGCTATGTCTTTAGAGGTTAATATACCTGCAAGTTCGTTATTTTCGTTTATTAAAAGTCTTCCAATATTAGAATCCATTATAACCCTTCTTGCATGAACTAACCTATCTTGAGAAGAGACTGATATTAATTCACTACTCATTATCTCAGTAACTAATATTTTTTCATATGCTTTCCCTTTACAAATATCTATAAAATCAGATTTAGTAATTATTCCTACTAGATCACCATTAGAAGTAACAGGGACTGCACCAATATTCTTTTCAAGAATCATTTTAGCTGTTTTATTAATATCCATATCATCTTCTACAGTAATAACATCTTTAACCATTACTGTAGAAACATGAAAATGAGAAGGAGCTAAATTGCCATATTTTGAAGATCCTAATTTTGTAGCAATATCTTTTTCTGCAATAATTCCTACTAACTCTTTTTCATTGTTTTCATTTTGATTAGTGACAGGAAGTCTTGATATTTTGTGTTTTTTCATTAATCTAAGAGCATCACAAATATTTTGATCTTTATCAATAGTTACTAACTCTTCAGACATTAAGTTTTTTACTTGCATAT
The sequence above is a segment of the Methanobrevibacter arboriphilus JCM 13429 = DSM 1125 genome. Coding sequences within it:
- a CDS encoding CBS domain-containing protein: MQVKNLMSEELVTIDKDQNICDALRLMKKHKISRLPVTNQNENNEKELVGIIAEKDIATKLGSSKYGNLAPSHFHVSTVMVKDVITVEDDMDINKTAKMILEKNIGAVPVTSNGDLVGIITKSDFIDICKGKAYEKILVTEIMSSELISVSSQDRLVHARRVIMDSNIGRLLINENNELAGILTSKDIARALTSFRKHVPDKYKQAQIKNILVEEAMSPNVNRILSDASVSDVANAMLETGYNGYPIVNEEDQVIGIVTQSDLLGLIVDLELGG